gtgcatatgtgtgtgcacCATATGATAGGGGCTTAAACTTCTGTCCAAACTTATCTGATTGTTACACCAGATTCAGTTTACGTGCAGGTGGCGATCTTTTACCATCTCGTGGAAGATCTAAGCTTGCTTGTCTCTGGCTATATTTGACCTTATGATCTTCCTATGTCTTTTTTTGCTCATGTTGCTATTCCCTTCTTTATGATCTCCCAGTCCCGGCCCTTCCGACTCCAGCATGCGTAGATTTCTGCTGCCTGCGTCCTCGTGCGTACAAAACCTTGACCACAGCACCCTCCCTTTGCAACCATTACCTTTCTGCTAATTTCAGGAGGGAGTTCAAAATGGTCTTTGTTTATACAATCACCCATGGTGACCTCACTCTGCTCTGGCCTGCTTGCTGTCCCTTCCACTCCCACTTCCTCTGCTTGGTTGGCATCTGTTCTCGGTTCCTTCATGTAATTTTACCAACGCTGGTATTAGTtgtcttttctgcatttatcGTCTTATATTTGTATATGCCTTAGCACTTTTCAGCTTTTGGGAAaacattccttttcctttcttgcagctCTTAGTTTCACAAGTTGTTCTTTTTATGTAAACATAAAATACGATAACTTATTTCAGTTAGCAATGAGCTCTACATGTATTAAATATTGAATAATAATTggaattttgtttaaaacagaaaataacatttatgtCCATGACCTGTTGACATTTCAACAAATCACCACGGTTTCCAAGGCAAAAGGTGCATCTCTTTTCACTTGTGATCTTCAGGTAAGAGATGGAACACAGTGGCACAGGTGTTCTTACTGCTTTTAATAAGTTTAACGTTTTTATGTTGATGTATAGATTAGGTTTGTTAATTTTGTGTTACATGCAAGGTActagtgctttttaaaattactatcTACTGGATATTGAAGCTTTGCTTAAGGCAACAATTTTTAATCTagtcactttatttttttttctcttgtgcttcATTAGATACGCTTTTTATCTCTTTGCCCCAAGGGGCAAATTGAATATTTTGCTATTGGTGCTTAGGCTTTTCTATGTGTTGAAACTAGTGATGTCTTTCATGGCGCCTTTAAATCTGGTCATTCCAAAGTGCCTTATTGTTTGTGTGTACAGGCACTTAGCTCTGCTAGTATTTAGTGTCAGGAAACTTTTCCAATAGGCTGGAATATTAAACAGCTattagtgtttttatttttcagtataacACATTCTTTGCATTGTTGCGTTTCCTCGCCTTTCCTATACTGTAGAATTCAAGCTATTTATCCTAGTCTTCAGGGCTGGGCTGATAGTTCTCTGCTTATCTTctgtttgtgtctgtgtgtgtcttctttattttattttttttatttccttggtgTCATGATCTTTGCCAAAGCTCATTTTTAAGTATCCAGCCCCCTGCCCTCTGTGCTTCCTTGTTTAGGGAGTGTCCTTCTGGCATGGATgaacaaagctgcttttcagctgaCAGCTTTGCTTCAGGCTGAGGGTTCCTTTGGCCTTGTGTTATCTAACATGCCTCTTAGTTTAGAAGTTCCTATGAGTTAGGCCTCTCTGTTTTCACAGCAGTCAGATACAGGAGAAGAGGTGCTGAGAATGTGTGTGGCTGTGCGGAAGAAGCTACAGCTTTATTTTTGGAAGGACAGAGAGTTCCATGAACTACAGGTGAGTTGTTTCTGTAGTCCAGCATGCCTCAACAGGGAGCGTAGTTGCTCTTTACTGCTCGCTGCACAGTCCCTGTTGCTCAGAGGCACCACTGATGTTCAGAGCATTGGCTCCTGTTGGTTCTGCAGTGATCTAACAATGAAGCAgcaaataaaagtgaaatacagATTGAAATCACAATTAGTGACATTCGTACAGTTTCATACATTTAATCAACagcttttttctgtattttaacaaTTTGGTTGTAGTACACTTGTAAGTCAGTGAAATGCATTAGTGTGCAGCCTTTCTAAATGTCTGCCTAACAATAAACACAATGGAAGTGGGTGCACTTCTACCCAAAGTTTTCCAGGTGTGTCGTTAAGTCAGAAGCAGTTCTCTGTGCTTGTTGTCAATAACTGCCACTTGTGAATACTAGGATGATAAAAATAACTGATGGAAACGGGTAGAGAGCTAGGCTACTCTTCTAAGAAGTGACCAGCTAGCTCAGAGCACGCCTCTTTATTATGCACGCATCTGGCTGTTTAGTTATATACTCCCATTCCTTGACCAGCAGAAGTCAGGCTTGTGTGGTAGGGAATATGGTGTCAACAGCAGTGCTGCCTGTTACGCTCTGTGTTGCCAAATTagacttttgcttttctcttgtaACAGCTATTTTAACCTGTTTCCTCAGGGGGACTTCAGTGTACCTGATGTACCCAAGTCTATGGCCTGGTGTGAAAACTCCATCTGTGTTGGCTTCAAGAGGGACTATTACCTGATACGGGTAAGACTGGGGTAAGGTATGCAATGTTTAAGAAGATCTGGGTAGAAGTACCCACTATGaaggctgctcctgtgctcaGGGATTTAGCTAACAGACGTTCACGAAAAACAGCATCTGGTACTCTTGCTATATGTGATTTTGGAAAGGACAGTCCAGGTCTATTCTTTGAAACTGATGTTTTGTCAGGAAGTGATATTCTGTTTATTGCTGTTGAAACCAGGATTTGAAGCTCTTGCAGAAGAAAGGCATtgaaaaagatatattttgttttggtagCAGTTTGTGTAAGCTCaagtttacattttatttaatgtattaaGAAAGGAGATAGCTCTAGAagagaaaagaatttttaaaatgcaagaataTCTTATCTGGCAGACAGTAGAGCTTGACCATTTTGTCGTCTTTTGATTCTCTTGCTGAACTGTAGTGATTTCGGTCTGAAAGTCTCTAAACTTACCATTGTTAATTTAGTATTACAGTTTCCACTGATGCTTCATATGACAGCTATATTTGATTCTCCTTTTTGCCTTTACAATtggcttctgcttttcttatgGGCAAATGAGAAGAAGATGAGGTTCACCACACTTGCGTACATACATGGGTGACAACACTGATCTGTAGTCAACAGGAAAACTGCACAGTAATTTTTACAGTCACTTCAAACTGACACTGCTCACAAAAGAAATGATGCTTTTCTACAACCCTCCTGGATGTTGATTCCTGCCCTTCGAGTGTTAATTGTGCAGCCGCTCAAGCAGCAGAGTGGGAACTTGTGGTCCAAATGTCTGCTTTGGGTTGACTCTAGTAATTTACTGACCCGTTGTTGAATGGCTTCATTTCAGTagtaggcagaaaaaaatatacatgtttTTATGTTATTGTTTTTTGCTGACTAGCTGTTGATTTCCAAGAATACTTGAGCTGTAATtcaggaagcagcaggaacatgtGTCAGGAGTTGAAGGTGAAGCATTCTTGTTTTTGGTGGCAGAGAGTTGTTAGATCAGCTCATGAAACAGCTCTTTGTTGtgggtgggttgttttgttttgtgtgtggggggtttgcttgtttattgttgtggtttttttgcttgtttgttgtgtttttggttttggggggtgggtTCAGTTTCTTGGACAGCACGTGGCCTCAAGAGTGAGTAACTAGAGCAGGGAAAAAGGCTAGGCAGGTTCCTtggcttttggtttgttttttatgtgTCAACACTCACTCATGCCAGAATAAAGCAGTGTTAAAGTTTTGATCTAAATGAAATCCTCTGGTTACACCAACAAGTTTTTGGACACTTTAACTGATGTTGCTACTGTGCTATGCATTTTATAAGCCTGTATGAACTGTGTGCTCAGCTACTCTCCTAGTAACAGGAATGCATCATCTCAGACACAGAAGTGTTAATTCTTTATTTCCAAATGATGTATAAGCAAGATAAATGATAATatgcagaaaatgttatttctactcTTTAAAATTGCACTTGTGTTAATGATTAGTCTGGGTTGTAAATCCCTCAAGGGGTTTTTGGCTGTGGTCTTATGCAGCTTTGAAATGTaggttattttgaaaaatgttttttaaattttctttattattctaGGTGGATGGAAAAGGATCCATCAAGGAACTGTTTcccacagggaagcagctgGAACCGTTGGTAGCTCCTGTCGCAGACGGAAAAGTTGCAGTTGGCCAAGATGATCTAACAGTTGTGCTCAATGAAGAAGGGATCTGTACTCAGAAATGTGCCTTGAATTGGACAGATATTCCTATAGCCATGGGTGAGAATTAGCagtaattttctaaaatttgcTTCTTTACTGCTTTATATATGACAAAATTGTTACATTCCCAATATTTGGCTGCATTTGGAGTGTGACAGTCTCTAAAGTATTTTAAGTTGTACTTTGATTGTGCAAGTTttcatgtgtttatttttgtttcttcctcttctttgctTCTAGTCTGTATGCCTATCTCCTCCTCAGAAAATAGGCATATTGCATATCTTTTATAAAGGGACAAGATTTGAAATGGAGGGTAGTGTGTTAAAGCACTGTAGTTCTTCTGGGCATCTGAGTGCTACAGAAATTCCTTACGTTGAAAGATGAGCAAAAAGCCTGGTAGTAGTCTATTAGCAAGTTGCTGtcaagttgtttgttttcaataagcaaaaaagggacacatttcaagggaaaataaatttaagagaAGACTTGAAATTATGGCTTGTTTCAAGGCATATTTGGGAACAGTCAACTTATGTCCTTTACTTGTTTCACTACTAGAACACCAGCCTCCCTATATCATTGCCGTTCTGCCGAGGTATGTGGAGATCCGCACTTTTGAACCCCGTCTGCTGGTACAGAGTATTGAGCTGCAGAGACCACGCTTCATCACCTCTGGAGGGTACTGAGTATAACTGAGCTACTGTTGTTGGGCTGTCTGGGTGTATGGTAGCACTCTGAAAAACTGGGACAGGAAGAGCATTTCTAACTCACTTGGCTTAAGAAGTAGCATTGCAACTGTTTTTTATGAACAGACGAGTGTCATGGTCCTTGTACTTTGAAGAGTAAATGATAGGATTGAGTGTCTTTGGGAATTTCTGACCACTGGAGATCCATTCTTCTGTCTGCTTTGCAATATTGTTCAAGTTGCCTTTGTATCTGATCCATGTTTGTATTAACCAGAATTGTTCTTTTCAGATAGGGTATTGCTCCTTTCTCAGTGCTGGAACTTAGTAACTGacctttttttgtcttgtttacAGCACAAATATTATATATGTGGCAAGTAATCACTTTGTTTGGCGGCTCATTCCAGTGTCCATAGCCACACAGAtccagcagcttctgcaggacaagcagTTTGAATTGGCTTTGCAGTTGGCAGTAAGTACTCCAAAACCATTGTGTTTGCAGCAGATACATTTGTGCAAAAGTACACAAAAGGATGTTTGCCTTCTGCTTGACTGTAACCAGTCTGGAGAGTTTAACCTCCCTACTGCCCACTTTGCACAAACTGGTAAACTGTAGCCTTTTGTGACTTCAGTTTTAGTTTTGTGCTGCCATTTCTCTGTGTTGATTTATTGTGGTTTAGATGTTGAGATATGATCTTTTATGTGAAAGATGGTGTTTCTTAGCTGTTTTATCAGTTGGGCTTCAAAGTCTTCAGACTACTTGTAAACAGTTTTGCTTGgaagtgtgtgttttgttttgtcaaaaGACCAGGATTTTTTGTGATGGCCCTCCATGTTACTGCTGAAGTGTAGTAATTTTTTAGATATCCTGAAGCAGCACGCTTAATTATATTGCTGTTACTGGTTTAGGATTTTCTGGTTTCTGGGAACTTCCttgaaattacattaaaatgaattaattgtGTTGTGTATTGCTAACTGGaagaaaaaccaccacaaaacaaacctttGAAAAGGCAAATGATTGAAGAGGTAGTTGCTGTGATAGAGCAAGTATATAGGTAACAACAGGCAGCTTTCAAACCTTCCAGGTTCTCTCAGTGATACAATAAGCATAGCATCTAAGAGTCACCATCAGAGATGTTCACTTTGGAAGATTAtccactttctttttattctctctaGAGGATATTACTCCTGTTATTTCTGTAGAGTGTTTCATTCTCATTTACAAGGCCCAGGAGTTCTTAATGTTTGTTAATTTCTATGTGTTTAGGAAATGAAAGATGATTCAGATAGTGAGAAGCGACAACAAATTCACCACATAAAGAACCTCTTTGCCTTCAACCTCTTCTGCCAGAAGCGCTTTGATGAATCCATGCAAGTTTTTGCCAAGCTTGGTACAGGTAAATGCTTGGGTTCACATTGAGATGCTTTGGTTAGGAGGAATGAAATGAAGCTGAcagactggggttttttgttttctggtgtttgtgtttcttttttttttgatggtttGAACCAGAGGGGTATATTGTCCAGACCAGTCTCCTGTGAAGGGCAAATAGCCCAGGCAGATATTtaggtgtgtttgtttttttgtgaaacTGATTATAGTAGTTAATTAACTTCAGTCAGTGAGTTAAATCATGAATTTGCCCTTTGTGCAGAATACACTTGTGTCGTAGGCTATTTTACAGCTTGCATAGCATGTACACATGTTGAGGGTTTCAACAACTGCCGAAAGGCTACTTATAGCTtggaatgaaaaataaggaaCAGTTGTAATTTACTAAATCCTTGGACTTGGACCAAACTGAGGACCCTGTTTCCTGTTTCATGGACCAAGCTACTGAAGCCAGGAAACTTTTCAGTGGTTTTTGAAGTCAAAATAGTCTCTGATGCTGTTCTTGTGGTTCATACTAGGGTTATTGGAAGAATACCTGGAGGCTGGACTGTACCATAGAATAGTGCTTAAGACAGATTCCTTTATTTGTGACAGCATATGCCTTGTGCATTTAAACATAGAACTTGTTTTGATGACACTTAGCATCATATTTACTTTGGAAAACTACAATTAAGGAAAAGGACTGAGAACTCAAAATAATTTGAACTTAAATTAGAAGGCAATGATTTTGAATTTGCCTAAACTCCATGAAAATGGATGCTCATTAGTTAGAGATAGTGCTATTTGATTCTCGTTTCAAAAGCACAGTAAATCTTTTCTTAAAGTATTGCTTGTTCCTAGAAATCGTGTCCTACTGTCAGAGTTGTTAATGCTGGGATTCTGTAAGAAGAGCACTAAGAGGATTATAATAATGGTTTGTTCTCCAGGTGTGCCAAGCACACAGATTAGAACTTGTGCTTAGACTTTGAAACAGTctttctcttgctgcttttgcCTTATTTTAGCTTCTTTTCTGTAATAAGCGAATTCCATTATCTGGAACCTCATGGACATACAAGTTGATTACGAACAGCTCTGTTAGAAAGCTAAGGTTGCTCGAAGTTACATATATTTAAGGTTTGCAAAAAGAATGTTATGAATGGTTACTAATACTAGTTATTTTTTGCTTAGATCCCACTCATGTGATGGGTCTGTATCCTGACCTCCTGCCCACAGATTACAGGAAACAGCTACAGTACCCCAACCCTCTGCCAGGGCTCtctggggcagagctggagaaggcACATTTAGCTCTGATAGACTACCTGACTCAAGTGAGTGCTTCTATATCGTTTTAGAGCAGGGTTGTTCAGGTTTAGCATACCTTCTTGGTTAACTTGAATGTGCAGGAAGCAGTACGCCTACTCCAGCTCTGTCATGCTAGTGTTAATGGCCTGTCTTCATGGTTGGAAGCTATGAGAAAGCAGGGGAACTGAAGGATGTGGGGTGCCCCAAAGATATGTGTGAGACATCACATGTGACTTCTGGGATGACTAGACAATACTTATTAATGGACCAAATCTGAACATGAGTctggtattttatttctagTAGGCTTTTGAAGAGGGCCTGAGATCTTGatcttctgtttttgttttgtgactGTTGTGGAGGGCACTCTATCCAGGAGACACATCAGAAGTATGCCTTACAAGGTGGAACAGGAGGTAGTGGGTACTGTAACTTCCTGCcctctttattttgttgtaactGGAAACTGAATTGTTCTGTTGCCATTCTTATTAGACTGAAAAGAAGCTTGTGTCTGAAGGAAGATAATTTTTGTGTCTACTGGTCCAAAACCTAAATTGTTCTCCAGATGTTTTAAAAGTCTCCTGACTTCTCTAAAATGTCTGCATTCAGGTTAACTGAGTTTCCTTCTGACTATGTTCTCCAGAGTCTTGACATCTTGCAAAACTATAAATTGCAAAACTTGCAATACACTTGAATGTGGTTGGGAAAGTGATGTCTTGAATAGTTAGTAACAACAAAGATTAATCAGGAAATGATTAAAATGAGTTattaaattgatttaatttagtctttttttttttttaatttagtcttttttttgcttgatgAGTTATATTTGCCGAGATGAGATAGAGAAATCCATGGCCTTTTACTGTTAAAAATTCACTTGATGTCCTGCAGAAAAGAAGTCAGCTGGTGAAGAAGCTAAATGATTCTGACCATCAGTCCAGTACCTCACCACTCATGGAAGGAACACCCACAATCAAATCCAAAAAGAAGCTGCTACAAATCATCGATACCACCCTGTTAAAGTGTTACCTCCATGTGAGTCTCTGCTTCACCTAGAGGCCTTTACCATTCAAGCTCTGTTGGAATTTCAGGTTGAAACTTTTGAGAAGAAGGATAAGGTGCTACTTCAGAAATTCTCACACATCTGTCTATCTTTGGTCTAAAAATGATCTATGAAACTTCAACGTTAGCTACTTTGCTCACTGGTCAGGAAGTAGTTTCATGGAGTAAAGCAAATGTGTCCTAATGAATGCTTCTTGTGTTGCCTTGTACTGTTAAATGCAGGAGAGTGTGATCTTTACTATCAACAGTGTTTTTCAAAGCTGACCTCTATTCCGGAAGTGGGGGAATAGGTCTGATATATTGGGTTTTTTCTATCCCAACAAATCAGGGAAATGAAGATGGGCCTTGATCTAAGATGTTaagcagggatgtcaaactcattttcaccgggggaCACAGTCACCTCACGGTTGTCTTGAAAGACCCgaatgcaattttaggactgtataaatgtaactactcctactgtgtcccccagtgaaaatgagtttggcGCTCCTGTGTTAAACTGTCATTTCTTATGCCATgagaatacttttatttttttttttccactgttccAACCTATGTTTTTTGCTGTAAACTTAGGAGATGCTCATGTTTAAGCACTCCCTTTTTGCTTGCAGACAAATGTAGCACTGGTGGCACCATTGCTACGTCTGGAGAACAATCACTGCCATATTGAGGAGAGTGAGCATGTACTGAAGAAGGCACACAAGTATAGTGAGCTGATAATACTGTATGAGAAGAAAGGTCTGCACGAGAAAGGTACGTATGAGGTTAAGgtagggagaggagaagggataGGAGCATGTATTTCTAGTGTTGAGTTTTAACTTGTCCTCAGTGAGCAGGCAATATTCTGAAGAGACTTTGTTTCTAGGTCTATCTCATGATTAAATCAGTTTTTATTCCTGTTACCCATTTGGCCcatgtgtttaaaacaaaactttgttTTGTCTCTGGTAGCAGAACATGAAAAATGCACCTTTTTGTGTTTCAAGCTGGAATGATACTTGTGATTATAAAGGaatgaacatttttgtttttctgaaagcattaCAGGTACTGGTGGATCAGTCAAAGAAAGCCAACTCGCCTTTGAAGGGTCATGAGAGGACAGTACAGTATCTACAGCATTTGGGTGAGTGAGAGCATTGTTTTTGTGAAGTGCTATGCTTTTTTGGCTTAGTGGTTATTCTACTGCTCAGCAACTTGCTAGAGACTTATCAAGTTAAAGGGTATCCTTGTCATCTAGTTTCTTGCATAATGCAAACGTAAGGATTAATCCATGAACGTCTTGTTGAACCTTGACTATCTTAttggaaaatattctttattgCCGATAAAAACTTCCATTGGTAGAAAATATGGCAtagtattttgaattttcttccaGTGGTGATTTACGATCACTGACAAAAGCAAAGTTTAGCCTTCAGAAGTGTCAAGCTTTCCAGCTGGAAGGCTAACTTCCAGTTGCTAGGTCTTGTAGTATCTTTCCTGAGATGAAGAATCTTATAtggagtttttgttttctgtgtataGTTAGACCCAGGTTATGACCTAAGAGTTGTAGTTGCTGGTCACAGCATCATGGTAGGAACTTACTTTGACTATTCATTGtgaactcccaagtccttttttggttttgctgtttttgAGAATAGTCCCTTCCCATccaataatattatttttctaaatgcacAAGTCTTTAGTATCACACTAATAGTTTAGTAGTGAGTAGTGTATGAGGGAAATACCTTTGTTCATCTCCTAGTCTTACAGTGTTGGCAAAGTTTGATATTctataattactttttaaagaacTCCTGCTGGCTTCTGTTAGCAACATGTTTATTCAATGATAATACATTACTTACAATGACATTGGAAGCTTTCCTGTTCGTGCCATATCTTGGTCTTACACTTCTTATTCATTGGTGTCATTGGTAATGTCACCGTCTTAGAAGCGTA
Above is a window of Caloenas nicobarica isolate bCalNic1 chromosome 5, bCalNic1.hap1, whole genome shotgun sequence DNA encoding:
- the VPS39 gene encoding vam6/Vps39-like protein, producing MHDAFEHVPILEKLPLQIDCLAAWEEWLLVGTKQGHLLLYRIKKDIGCNRFEVTLEKSNKNFSKKIQQIHVVSQFKILVSLLENNIYVHDLLTFQQITTVSKAKGASLFTCDLQQSDTGEEVLRMCVAVRKKLQLYFWKDREFHELQGDFSVPDVPKSMAWCENSICVGFKRDYYLIRVDGKGSIKELFPTGKQLEPLVAPVADGKVAVGQDDLTVVLNEEGICTQKCALNWTDIPIAMEHQPPYIIAVLPRYVEIRTFEPRLLVQSIELQRPRFITSGGTNIIYVASNHFVWRLIPVSIATQIQQLLQDKQFELALQLAEMKDDSDSEKRQQIHHIKNLFAFNLFCQKRFDESMQVFAKLGTDPTHVMGLYPDLLPTDYRKQLQYPNPLPGLSGAELEKAHLALIDYLTQKRSQLVKKLNDSDHQSSTSPLMEGTPTIKSKKKLLQIIDTTLLKCYLHTNVALVAPLLRLENNHCHIEESEHVLKKAHKYSELIILYEKKGLHEKALQVLVDQSKKANSPLKGHERTVQYLQHLGTENLHLIFSYSVWVLRDFPEDGLKIFTEDLPEVEALPRDKVLSFLIENFKSLTIPYLEHIIHVWEETGAEFHNCLIQLYCEKVQGLMKEYLHSFPPDKTPVPAGEEGGDLGDYRKKLLLFLEKSSWYEPSRLISDFPFDGLLEERALLLGRMGKHEQALFIYVHILKDTNMAENYCHKHYDRNKDGNKDVYLSLLRMYLSPPSVHCLGPIKMEVLEPQANLQAALQVLELHHGKLDTTKAINLLPANTQISEIRIFLEKVLEENAQKKRFNQVLKNLLHAEFLRVQEERILHQQVKCIITEEKVCTVCKKKIGNSAFARYPNAIVVHYFCSKEVNTLDT